From the genome of Acidobacteriota bacterium, one region includes:
- a CDS encoding mannose-1-phosphate guanylyltransferase yields the protein MDLVGVIMAGGAGTRFWPLSTAERPKQFLRLVDEESLLQKSFLRLDGLIDRERILVLTNQAFVPLVREQLPQVPAHNVVGEPLRRDTAAAVCLAATLARKRFGDCVIATVTADHLIEPVDEFRKSLVSAARGAASSGALYTFGIRPTSPATAYGYLETGERLDLDPGVRHFRVASFREKPNLEVARKYVSSGNYFWNSGMFVWSAQAILRELETNLPRHVRRLTAAVESFGTESWPRALVAGLDPLESISIDFAVMEKARDVRCVASSFSWTDLGGWLALLPFLDEDPDGNACRGRVRTLGARNNLIYCDDPSETVVVVGVEGLVAVRAGDRTLIVPRNRLEEIKSVVANLQR from the coding sequence ATGGACCTGGTGGGAGTCATCATGGCCGGAGGCGCCGGTACCCGTTTCTGGCCTCTCAGCACCGCCGAGCGGCCCAAGCAGTTTCTCCGCCTGGTCGACGAGGAGAGCCTGCTCCAGAAGAGTTTTCTCCGGTTGGACGGGCTCATCGACCGGGAACGCATTTTGGTCCTCACCAACCAGGCATTCGTTCCCCTGGTTCGGGAGCAGCTTCCCCAGGTCCCGGCTCACAACGTGGTGGGAGAGCCGCTGCGCCGGGACACCGCCGCCGCCGTCTGCCTGGCGGCCACCCTGGCGCGAAAGAGATTCGGAGACTGCGTCATCGCCACGGTGACCGCCGACCACCTGATCGAGCCGGTGGACGAATTCCGCAAGAGCCTGGTCTCGGCTGCCCGGGGCGCGGCCTCCAGCGGGGCGCTGTACACCTTCGGGATCCGTCCCACTTCCCCGGCCACTGCCTACGGCTACCTGGAAACGGGCGAACGGCTCGACCTTGACCCCGGCGTCCGGCATTTCCGAGTCGCCAGCTTCCGGGAAAAGCCGAATCTGGAGGTGGCGCGGAAGTACGTGTCCTCGGGGAACTACTTCTGGAATTCCGGGATGTTCGTCTGGTCCGCTCAGGCCATCCTCCGGGAGTTGGAAACGAACCTGCCGCGTCACGTCCGGCGCCTCACCGCCGCCGTAGAGAGCTTCGGGACCGAATCCTGGCCCCGGGCACTCGTAGCCGGCCTCGATCCCCTGGAATCGATCTCCATCGACTTCGCGGTGATGGAAAAGGCCCGGGACGTGCGGTGCGTGGCCTCGTCCTTCTCCTGGACCGATCTGGGAGGTTGGCTGGCCCTGCTGCCCTTCCTGGATGAGGACCCGGACGGAAACGCCTGCCGGGGCCGGGTCCGAACCCTGGGCGCCCGAAACAATTTGATCTATTGCGACGACCCGTCGGAGACGGTGGTCGTGGTGGGTGTCGAGGGGCTGGTGGCGGTCCGGGCCGGGGATCGGACCCTGATCGTCCCCAGGAATCGGCTGGAAGAGATCAAGTCGGTGGTGGCGAACCTGCAAAGGTAG
- a CDS encoding DEAD/DEAH box helicase: protein MVQFQPVVQEWFRDRFGEPTEPQRLGWPAIQTGGNVLIAAPTGSGKTLAAFLCAIDRLIGQSSRGELSQSTQIVYVSPLKALANDIRMNLLEPLEQIQQLGDSRGMRLSPIQARVRTGDTLARERARMTRTPPHILVTTPESLFILLTSRGGREMLKETRTVIVDEIHALARDKRGSHLSLTLERLEDLTGSAIQRIGLSATQKPIREIAGFLTGPDRRARIIDVGHRRKMDLAIEVPGAERGAVISHETWDDIYNRITELIEEHRATLVFVNTRRLAERLAHQLAQRLGESAVQAHHGSLSREIRLDVESRLKQGELKGVVATASLELGIDVGWVDLVCQIGSTRNIALLLQRVGRSGHWKGAIPKGRIFPTTRDELLESAALVRSIHDGTLDRIIIPRCPLDVLAQQMVAAAASREWGDEEMFSTYRRAASYRDLSRRDFDRILAMLSEGISTRRSRRGAYLHWDRIRGRIRPRRGAGLVAMTSGGAIPDRADFLVKEEPEDTVVGTLDEDFAVESSRGDIFLLGSTSWRIQRVESGTVRVQNAQGAPPTVPFWRGEAPGRTWELSESLSRLREEIVQSSDVEAEVWLRKDCGLDRFGAVQAIQYVRAGAAALTMPPTLEQVVAERFFDESGGMQLVVHAPFGTRLNRAWGLALRKRFCRSFNFELQAAATDNGILISLSDQHSFPLETIFSFLSAASVREILIQALLDTPLFGTRWRWNACRALAVPRFAGGRKVPPPLQRMRSDDLLASVFPEQAACQENIQGDIAVPDHPLVQETLHDCLTEATDIEGLEEVLAGIERGNILTTAVDTREPSPFSHEILNANPYAFLDDAPLEERRARAVRTRRKILPEEARDLCDLDPDAIREVCTQAWPTIRDADELHDAFLTLGLMAESEVAPHADLLQQLLGENRVRRVRLPATSEDAGSDRAAGYFASAERTRLIRLAYPGALIEPAGPTDAAEPVWERDRDLDHQEALTELVRSRLDASGPLTCGELCARLRIPEAGATAALHALESEGHTLRGRFRPGAEETEWCERGLLARIHRMTLGRLRRRIAPVSAAQFMRFLFRWQHLSPASRLHGEVGLSLILEQLQGYEAPAASWEMHLFKVRLHDYEPSLLDRACLSGLFTWGRLSNGFSRAAPDRTGARMKPSRLTPISFFRREEMDHYLSLRSQGNGADTSSLSHPAREILADLERWGASFLEDLVRGTGRLPVEVEEGLWELVRCGLVTADGFDNLRAIIDPARRRGPHRPSRIRKRKARVKPAAGRWTLLRRRRDREIESAGSTPNLEPVARQLLKRWGIVFRDLLAREPCAPSWRDLLQVYRRLEARGEIRGGRFIAGFYGDQFSLPEALEALRACRRLDPDGEVIRVATADPLNLAGIILPGNRVRPTPGGFLFYRDGLPVGDRENPPPGLPPGTAPRFGRKPTFAGSPPPT from the coding sequence ATGGTCCAGTTTCAACCGGTGGTTCAGGAGTGGTTCCGGGACCGTTTCGGAGAACCGACCGAGCCTCAGCGTCTCGGGTGGCCAGCCATTCAGACGGGCGGGAATGTCCTGATCGCGGCCCCGACCGGCTCCGGGAAGACACTGGCCGCCTTTCTTTGCGCCATCGACCGGTTGATCGGGCAGAGTTCCCGCGGGGAGCTGTCCCAGAGCACCCAGATCGTTTACGTCTCGCCTTTGAAGGCCCTGGCCAACGACATCCGAATGAACCTGCTGGAGCCCCTGGAGCAGATTCAGCAATTGGGCGATTCCCGGGGCATGCGGCTCTCCCCCATACAAGCGCGGGTCCGGACGGGAGACACCCTGGCCCGGGAACGCGCCCGAATGACGCGCACCCCTCCGCACATCCTGGTCACGACTCCCGAGTCCCTCTTCATCCTGCTCACCTCCCGCGGAGGACGGGAGATGCTGAAGGAGACCCGGACCGTGATCGTGGACGAGATTCACGCCCTGGCCCGGGACAAGAGGGGCTCCCACCTGAGTCTCACCCTGGAGCGGCTGGAGGACCTCACCGGATCCGCGATTCAGAGAATCGGGCTCTCGGCGACCCAGAAACCGATCCGGGAAATCGCCGGGTTTCTCACCGGACCCGATCGCCGGGCCCGCATCATCGACGTGGGTCACCGCCGGAAGATGGATCTGGCCATCGAGGTCCCCGGCGCCGAGCGGGGAGCGGTCATCTCCCACGAGACCTGGGACGACATCTACAACCGCATCACCGAGCTCATCGAGGAGCATCGCGCCACGCTGGTCTTCGTCAACACCCGGCGGCTGGCCGAACGCCTGGCTCATCAACTGGCCCAGCGGCTCGGCGAATCGGCCGTTCAGGCCCACCACGGGAGCCTCTCCCGCGAGATCCGGCTGGACGTGGAGTCGCGGTTGAAACAGGGCGAACTCAAGGGAGTGGTGGCCACCGCCTCTTTGGAGTTGGGAATCGACGTGGGCTGGGTGGACCTGGTCTGCCAGATCGGCTCGACGCGAAATATCGCCCTCCTGCTCCAGAGGGTGGGCCGATCGGGACACTGGAAGGGCGCCATTCCCAAGGGTCGAATCTTCCCCACAACTCGGGACGAGCTGTTGGAGAGCGCCGCCCTGGTCCGGTCCATCCACGACGGGACCTTGGACCGCATCATCATTCCCCGCTGCCCGCTGGACGTCCTGGCGCAGCAGATGGTGGCCGCCGCGGCTTCCCGGGAATGGGGTGACGAGGAAATGTTCTCCACCTATCGCCGGGCCGCCTCCTACCGGGACTTGAGCCGGCGGGACTTCGACCGGATTCTGGCCATGCTCTCCGAAGGCATCTCCACCCGCCGCAGCCGCCGGGGAGCCTACCTCCACTGGGACCGGATCCGGGGAAGGATCCGGCCGCGAAGAGGCGCCGGCCTCGTGGCCATGACCTCCGGGGGAGCCATTCCCGACAGGGCCGACTTCCTGGTCAAGGAAGAGCCCGAAGACACGGTCGTGGGGACCCTGGACGAAGACTTCGCCGTCGAGAGCAGCCGGGGCGACATCTTCCTCCTGGGCAGCACCTCGTGGAGGATCCAGCGAGTGGAATCGGGCACCGTGCGGGTCCAAAATGCCCAAGGAGCCCCGCCCACCGTCCCCTTCTGGCGGGGAGAGGCGCCCGGCCGGACCTGGGAGCTATCCGAGTCCCTCTCCCGCCTCCGGGAGGAGATCGTCCAATCCAGCGATGTCGAGGCCGAAGTGTGGCTCCGGAAGGACTGCGGCCTCGACCGGTTCGGAGCCGTCCAGGCGATCCAATACGTCCGGGCCGGCGCCGCGGCCCTGACGATGCCGCCGACCCTCGAACAGGTGGTGGCGGAGAGGTTCTTCGACGAATCGGGGGGGATGCAACTGGTGGTGCACGCCCCCTTCGGCACCCGTCTCAACCGGGCCTGGGGATTGGCATTGCGCAAGCGTTTCTGCCGGTCCTTCAACTTCGAGCTTCAGGCGGCCGCCACCGACAACGGCATCCTCATCTCGCTGAGCGATCAGCACAGCTTCCCGTTGGAGACCATCTTCTCCTTCCTGTCCGCGGCATCCGTGAGGGAGATCCTGATTCAGGCCCTGCTGGACACGCCTCTGTTCGGGACCCGGTGGCGCTGGAACGCCTGCCGCGCCCTGGCGGTTCCCCGCTTCGCCGGGGGCCGCAAGGTCCCACCGCCGCTGCAGCGCATGCGATCCGACGACCTGCTGGCATCCGTGTTTCCCGAACAGGCCGCCTGCCAGGAGAATATCCAGGGCGACATCGCCGTTCCCGATCATCCGCTGGTCCAGGAGACCCTTCACGACTGCCTCACCGAGGCCACGGATATCGAGGGCCTGGAAGAGGTCCTGGCGGGAATCGAGCGTGGAAATATTCTTACGACGGCCGTGGATACGAGGGAACCGTCTCCCTTCAGCCACGAGATCCTCAATGCCAACCCCTATGCCTTCCTGGACGACGCGCCCCTGGAGGAACGCCGGGCCCGCGCCGTCCGGACCCGGCGCAAGATCCTGCCCGAGGAGGCCCGGGACCTTTGCGATCTGGACCCCGACGCCATTCGGGAGGTCTGCACCCAGGCCTGGCCGACGATTCGCGACGCCGATGAGCTTCACGACGCCTTTCTGACCCTGGGCCTGATGGCGGAATCGGAAGTCGCGCCCCATGCAGACCTGTTGCAGCAACTCCTGGGAGAGAACCGGGTGCGCCGGGTTCGACTGCCGGCGACATCCGAAGACGCCGGATCTGACCGGGCGGCCGGCTACTTTGCGTCGGCCGAGCGGACGAGGCTGATCCGGCTGGCTTATCCGGGAGCGCTTATCGAGCCGGCGGGCCCGACCGATGCGGCCGAACCGGTCTGGGAGCGCGACCGGGACCTGGATCACCAGGAGGCCTTGACCGAACTGGTCCGCAGCCGGCTCGACGCCTCCGGCCCCCTGACCTGCGGTGAACTCTGCGCACGCCTCCGGATCCCGGAAGCCGGAGCGACGGCGGCTCTCCACGCCTTGGAGTCGGAAGGCCATACCCTCAGAGGACGTTTTCGGCCCGGCGCCGAGGAGACCGAGTGGTGCGAGAGGGGACTCCTGGCCCGCATCCACCGCATGACCCTGGGCCGGCTGCGCCGGCGGATCGCGCCGGTCTCCGCCGCCCAATTCATGCGCTTCCTCTTCCGCTGGCAACACCTCTCCCCCGCCAGCCGGCTGCACGGCGAGGTGGGCCTGTCCCTGATTCTGGAGCAGCTCCAAGGGTACGAGGCGCCGGCGGCATCCTGGGAAATGCACCTGTTCAAGGTCCGCCTTCACGACTACGAGCCTTCGCTCCTGGACCGGGCCTGCCTCTCCGGCCTCTTCACCTGGGGACGGCTCAGCAACGGGTTCTCCCGGGCGGCGCCGGATCGAACCGGCGCCCGGATGAAACCGAGCCGGTTGACGCCCATCTCCTTTTTCCGCCGGGAGGAGATGGACCACTACCTCTCCCTCCGATCCCAAGGCAACGGCGCCGACACTTCGTCCCTCTCTCATCCGGCAAGGGAGATTCTGGCCGACCTGGAGCGTTGGGGAGCGTCGTTCCTGGAAGACCTGGTGCGCGGCACCGGCCGGCTCCCGGTGGAGGTGGAAGAGGGCCTCTGGGAACTGGTGCGCTGCGGACTGGTCACGGCGGACGGGTTCGACAACCTGAGGGCCATCATCGATCCAGCGCGGAGGCGGGGTCCTCACCGCCCCTCCCGGATCCGAAAGCGCAAAGCCAGGGTGAAGCCGGCTGCGGGCCGCTGGACCCTTCTGAGGCGCCGCCGCGACCGGGAAATCGAATCCGCCGGCTCGACCCCGAACCTGGAGCCTGTGGCCCGTCAACTGCTCAAACGCTGGGGCATCGTCTTTCGCGATCTCCTGGCGCGGGAACCGTGCGCTCCTTCCTGGAGAGACCTGCTTCAGGTGTACCGCCGCCTGGAGGCCAGAGGAGAGATTCGCGGAGGACGGTTCATAGCCGGGTTTTACGGCGACCAGTTCTCGCTGCCGGAAGCCCTGGAAGCGCTCCGGGCCTGCCGGCGCCTGGACCCGGACGGCGAAGTGATCCGCGTGGCCACGGCGGACCCCTTGAACCTAGCGGGAATCATCCTTCCCGGAAACCGCGTTCGGCCCACTCCCGGCGGCTTCCTCTTTTATCGCGACGGGCTCCCGGTGGGGGATCGGGAGAATCCGCCGCCGGGATTGCCGCCCGGGACCGCTCCCCGCTTCGGCCGAAAGCCTACCTTTGCAGGTTCGCCACCACCGACTTGA
- a CDS encoding lysophospholipid acyltransferase family protein: protein MKLRRWFDLPVYLMVRGFVELVGIMPRILAYSLCRGIAELVYLADARHRRIGMINLGIAFPDSDEGWRRNVLRESYRQQGHHAVEVSRLNRQRASEVRSRVNYEPGRGLENYLEAKSRTGSVIFLTAHVSCWELLPAAHALAGHPLSFVVRPLDNPYLEAWITRIRSWPGNRVLPKRHSMRRIFRGLSRGNDVGLLIDQNTQRKDGVFVPLFGRLASTHAGVAALALRTSHPVVPGFIYPGRRRGRYRIRFYRRVELVRTGNDAEDARTNTARFNRYIEDMVREFPHCWLWGHRRFHTRNGGSDPYTESAAGDGSGGTSP, encoded by the coding sequence ATGAAGCTACGTCGCTGGTTCGATCTCCCGGTCTATCTCATGGTTCGCGGTTTCGTGGAGCTGGTGGGGATAATGCCCCGGATCCTCGCCTACTCTCTCTGCCGGGGCATCGCCGAACTGGTCTATCTGGCCGACGCCAGGCACCGGCGCATCGGCATGATCAACCTGGGGATCGCGTTTCCGGACAGCGACGAGGGCTGGCGCCGAAATGTGCTGCGGGAAAGTTACCGCCAGCAAGGTCACCACGCCGTCGAAGTGAGCCGTCTGAATCGGCAGAGGGCTTCAGAGGTCCGCAGCCGGGTGAACTACGAGCCGGGGCGGGGATTGGAAAACTACCTGGAGGCCAAGAGCCGGACCGGATCGGTGATTTTCCTGACCGCCCACGTGAGCTGCTGGGAACTGCTCCCGGCGGCCCACGCACTTGCCGGGCATCCCTTGAGTTTTGTCGTGCGCCCTCTCGACAATCCCTATCTGGAGGCGTGGATCACCCGGATCCGGAGTTGGCCCGGCAACCGGGTCCTGCCCAAACGGCATTCCATGAGAAGGATCTTTCGAGGGCTTTCCCGGGGAAACGACGTGGGGCTGCTTATCGATCAGAACACTCAGCGGAAGGACGGAGTGTTCGTTCCTCTGTTCGGACGTTTGGCCAGCACTCATGCCGGAGTGGCGGCGCTGGCCCTGAGGACCTCCCATCCCGTGGTTCCCGGATTCATCTATCCGGGCCGGCGGCGGGGCCGCTACCGGATCCGCTTCTACCGGCGCGTGGAATTGGTCAGGACCGGGAATGACGCGGAAGACGCCCGGACCAACACCGCCCGGTTCAACCGGTACATCGAAGATATGGTTCGCGAGTTTCCCCACTGCTGGCTCTGGGGGCACCGCCGTTTCCACACTCGAAACGGCGGCTCGGATCCCTACACGGAATCCGCCGCCGGAGATGGGTCCGGGGGAACGAGCCCGTAA
- the gap gene encoding type I glyceraldehyde-3-phosphate dehydrogenase has translation MRVGINGFGRIGRNVFRAALDRETPVEVVAINDITSPRTLAHLLRYDSVYGRLQQGVEVEGDNMVVGGRPIRIFSQRDPGRIPWSDEGVELVIESTGFFTKRELAAKHLGGSVGKVIISAPAKGPDVTVCLGVNEEDYDPENHSIISNASCTTNCLAPVAKVLHRRFGLAKGLMTTIHSYTNDQQILDLPHSDLRRARAAAVSMIPTTTGAARAVTLVLPELQGRLDGISIRVPTHTVSLVDLTATLETDVDAEEVKDALRSAAEGELNGILEYTEEELVSTDFNRNPASAVVDGPFTKTLSNNMVKVLAWYDNEWGYSNRVLELTELVGGN, from the coding sequence TTGAGAGTTGGAATCAACGGTTTCGGACGAATTGGCAGGAACGTGTTTCGGGCGGCCCTGGACCGGGAGACGCCGGTGGAGGTCGTGGCCATCAATGACATCACCAGTCCGCGGACGCTGGCGCACCTGTTGCGCTACGACTCGGTTTACGGCCGCTTGCAGCAAGGCGTGGAAGTGGAGGGAGACAACATGGTCGTGGGCGGCCGGCCCATCCGGATTTTCTCCCAGCGCGACCCGGGCCGGATTCCTTGGAGCGATGAGGGAGTCGAGCTGGTCATCGAATCCACCGGTTTCTTCACCAAGAGGGAGCTGGCCGCGAAGCATCTGGGCGGCTCGGTGGGAAAGGTGATCATCAGCGCGCCCGCCAAGGGTCCCGACGTCACCGTCTGTCTCGGGGTCAACGAGGAGGACTACGACCCGGAAAATCACTCCATCATCTCCAATGCCAGTTGCACCACCAATTGCCTGGCTCCCGTGGCCAAAGTTCTCCACCGTCGGTTCGGCCTGGCCAAGGGATTGATGACGACTATTCACAGCTATACCAACGATCAGCAGATCCTGGACCTGCCCCATTCCGATCTGAGGCGCGCCCGCGCCGCGGCCGTGTCCATGATTCCCACCACCACCGGTGCGGCGCGCGCGGTGACCTTGGTGTTGCCTGAGTTGCAGGGTCGTCTGGACGGCATCTCCATCCGGGTTCCGACACACACCGTCTCGTTGGTGGATCTCACGGCAACCCTGGAGACCGACGTGGATGCGGAAGAGGTGAAGGACGCCCTCCGCAGCGCGGCCGAGGGAGAACTGAACGGGATCCTGGAGTACACGGAAGAAGAGCTGGTCTCCACCGACTTCAACCGGAATCCCGCCTCGGCTGTCGTGGACGGCCCCTTCACCAAGACGCTCTCCAACAACATGGTCAAGGTTCTGGCCTGGTACGACAACGAGTGGGGTTACTCCAACCGGGTCCTGGAGTTGACCGAGTTGGTGGGCGGCAACTAG
- a CDS encoding phosphoglycerate kinase — MYPRKQSIRDLELSERTLFLRVDYNVPIQAGRVVDDTRVRASIPSIRVAVEKGARVVLASHLGRPGGKRDPSLSLEPVSGSLSSLLGSPVRFVGDCLGPPVRRAVNSLGPGEILLLENLRFHSAEVENDADFAARLAAPAEEYVNDAFGTAHRSHASTVGVPTFLGRGAAGLLMEKELRHLDRVLSDPRPPVVAILGGAKVSGKIGVIENFLSLADTILMGGGMAFTFLKALGVDVGRSLVEESCLETARKALREAKKSGTRLVLPEDVVVARKCAAGEETWTVPVDSLPPDKMGLDIGPGTRRRFHQEIEKAETVIWNGPLGVFEVEEFAAGTLGVARSVGASRAFSVVGGGDSAAAVVRAGVRDAIDHVSTGGGASLDYLAGKTLPGVAVLSGSG, encoded by the coding sequence GTGTACCCACGCAAGCAATCCATTCGAGATCTGGAACTGTCGGAAAGAACGCTCTTCCTCCGAGTCGACTACAACGTTCCGATCCAGGCAGGACGGGTCGTCGACGACACCCGTGTCCGGGCCTCGATTCCCAGCATCAGGGTCGCCGTCGAAAAGGGCGCGAGAGTGGTGTTGGCGTCCCACCTGGGCCGGCCCGGGGGCAAGCGCGACCCGTCCCTGTCTCTGGAACCGGTCTCCGGCAGTCTCTCGTCGCTGTTGGGAAGTCCGGTTCGATTCGTCGGGGACTGCCTGGGCCCGCCGGTCCGGCGGGCCGTGAATTCCCTCGGACCGGGGGAAATCCTGCTGCTGGAAAACCTGAGATTCCATTCCGCGGAGGTGGAGAACGACGCTGATTTCGCGGCCCGGCTGGCGGCTCCCGCGGAGGAGTACGTCAACGACGCGTTCGGGACCGCACATCGATCCCATGCCTCGACCGTGGGCGTCCCCACCTTCCTGGGACGCGGAGCCGCTGGCCTCCTGATGGAAAAGGAGCTCCGTCACCTGGACCGGGTCCTCTCGGACCCCCGCCCTCCGGTGGTGGCCATACTGGGCGGCGCCAAGGTGTCGGGCAAGATCGGCGTGATCGAAAACTTCCTGTCCTTGGCGGATACGATCCTGATGGGAGGAGGCATGGCCTTTACCTTCCTGAAGGCTCTCGGAGTCGACGTGGGACGGTCGCTGGTGGAGGAATCCTGTCTGGAGACGGCCCGGAAGGCGCTCCGGGAAGCCAAGAAGTCCGGGACTCGCCTGGTGCTTCCCGAGGATGTCGTGGTCGCCCGGAAGTGCGCTGCTGGAGAGGAGACCTGGACGGTCCCGGTGGACTCTCTCCCGCCTGACAAGATGGGGTTGGATATCGGACCCGGAACCCGGCGGCGTTTCCACCAGGAGATCGAAAAGGCGGAAACCGTCATCTGGAACGGGCCGCTCGGTGTATTCGAAGTGGAGGAGTTCGCCGCCGGCACGCTGGGGGTGGCCCGGTCGGTGGGGGCTTCCCGGGCCTTTTCCGTCGTCGGCGGCGGCGACTCGGCGGCCGCCGTCGTCCGGGCCGGAGTCCGGGATGCCATCGATCACGTGTCCACCGGCGGGGGAGCGTCCCTGGACTACCTGGCCGGAAAGACCCTACCTGGGGTTGCGGTCCTGTCGGGCAGCGGTTGA
- the tpiA gene encoding triose-phosphate isomerase produces the protein MFKTVSEARETAARLKALLDGGPALQSREVLVCPAFTALAAVHEALSGSGIQVGGQNLHWEDEGAFTGEISAGMLLDCGCRYVLLGHSERRQYFSETEETVSRKLRAVLSTPLIPILCVGESLSQRESGRAEEVIQAQLSGALAGVEASRLGGLVVAYEPVWAIGTGMTATPDIADQVHGMIREWLARRCSADMAAAARILYGGSVKPANAGELMSRENIDGALVGGASLDAGSFLRIVEFK, from the coding sequence ATGTTCAAAACCGTCTCCGAAGCCAGGGAGACGGCCGCGCGGCTGAAGGCCCTCCTGGACGGCGGTCCTGCGCTGCAGTCTCGCGAAGTGTTGGTGTGCCCGGCCTTCACCGCGTTGGCGGCCGTCCATGAGGCCCTCTCCGGGTCCGGAATCCAAGTGGGGGGACAGAACCTCCATTGGGAGGACGAAGGCGCCTTTACCGGCGAGATTTCGGCCGGGATGCTCCTGGATTGCGGTTGCAGGTATGTCCTGCTGGGACACTCGGAAAGGCGCCAGTATTTCTCCGAAACGGAGGAGACCGTCTCCCGCAAGCTCAGGGCCGTTCTCTCCACGCCTCTGATCCCGATTCTGTGTGTCGGCGAGTCTCTGTCCCAACGGGAGTCCGGCCGGGCGGAAGAAGTGATCCAGGCGCAGCTTTCGGGAGCGCTGGCCGGGGTGGAGGCCTCGCGTCTGGGCGGCTTGGTGGTGGCCTACGAGCCGGTCTGGGCCATCGGCACCGGCATGACGGCGACTCCGGACATCGCCGACCAGGTGCATGGCATGATCCGGGAATGGCTGGCCCGGCGCTGTTCGGCGGACATGGCGGCCGCGGCCAGGATCCTCTACGGCGGAAGCGTCAAACCGGCCAACGCAGGAGAGCTGATGAGCCGGGAGAACATCGACGGGGCTCTGGTCGGCGGCGCCAGTCTCGACGCCGGGTCTTTCTTACGGATTGTCGAGTTCAAATGA
- the secG gene encoding preprotein translocase subunit SecG: protein MTLLTILHLLACIVLILVVLLQSGKAGDLASAFGGTTSQTAFGARSAATLLTKGTTLCAVIFMVTSLGLAILFTQGTESTVMEDVPVTGATPESAVPESQTPSETPPAEAAPEGQQ from the coding sequence ATGACCCTCTTGACGATACTTCACCTGCTTGCCTGCATCGTTTTGATTCTCGTCGTTCTCCTGCAGTCGGGAAAGGCGGGAGACTTGGCGTCCGCCTTCGGCGGGACCACCAGCCAGACGGCGTTCGGCGCCCGGTCGGCGGCGACGCTTCTCACCAAGGGGACCACTTTGTGTGCCGTGATCTTCATGGTGACCTCTTTGGGATTGGCGATTCTCTTCACCCAGGGGACCGAGTCAACGGTGATGGAGGACGTGCCCGTAACGGGAGCAACTCCGGAATCCGCGGTTCCCGAGTCGCAAACGCCTTCGGAAACCCCACCGGCCGAGGCCGCGCCGGAGGGCCAGCAATAG